Sequence from the Natranaerobius trueperi genome:
CTGTAAAGCATGATGTGCACGGTTTTGATATAGATAAGCCTGGTAAAGATACATGGAAACACGGAGAAGCTGGTGCTTCAACAGTTGTCATATCTTCGCCAACTAAAATGGCTATGATACAACAGTTAGAACAAGAAAAAACATTAGATGAGATCCTTGAAAAAATTGAAGATGCTGATATTATATTAACAGAAGGATATAAGCGAGAAGATAAACCTAAAATAGAGGTTGTAAAAACAGATAGAAGTACAAAACCTGTATGTAATCCGAGTGAGTT
This genomic interval carries:
- the mobB gene encoding molybdopterin-guanine dinucleotide biosynthesis protein B; amino-acid sequence: MRPVISVVGKSKSGKTTLVCKLIRELKSRGYKVSTVKHDVHGFDIDKPGKDTWKHGEAGASTVVISSPTKMAMIQQLEQEKTLDEILEKIEDADIILTEGYKREDKPKIEVVKTDRSTKPVCNPSELVAIASNDKNFEFEKTPVYHWDDARGLAKLIEKEFLSNT